One window of the Vigna radiata var. radiata cultivar VC1973A chromosome 1, Vradiata_ver6, whole genome shotgun sequence genome contains the following:
- the LOC111241010 gene encoding mediator of RNA polymerase II transcription subunit 25-like produces MANNKWLNITVDGNSALASYWPSIFSDCLQKIVRNFFEDSRNEGANAQVGLVMYNANNNPGILFHLPFIFIFSLCKIRLVELNQ; encoded by the exons ATGGCAAATAACAAATGGTTAAACATAACAGTTGATGGAAACTCAGCCTTGGCTTCTTACTGGCCCAGCATTTTCTCAGATTGTCTTCAAAAGATAGTCAG GAACTTCTTTGAAGACTCAAGAAACGAg gGAGCTAATGCACAGGTAGGTCTGGTAATGTATAATGCCAACAACAATCCAggtatattatttcatttaccttttattttcattttcagtctATGTAAGATACGCCTTGTTGAGTTAAATCAATAA
- the LOC111241018 gene encoding mediator of RNA polymerase II transcription subunit 25-like encodes MYNANSNADVQHIHWTGEVDYFLGVLSSLVFNGNNGNQHTMVQGLGEALMLFPRPSDVMTKEEYYNGSRHCILIASGDPVPRRMLVSLPQIDKGRIFGTQLHTLNVDFCEVAEMFGPLAVSLSIISAVQHPIFGVIFNMGNNGSPIVTTPNSIIRIGELNVLLARNFKEAHDALGGKRRVDPATKESVKSMRMTNEEVANMIDPRGALPADDSMFIQSRGNIVNTAPSLSRPVLPYACTSTSSSTRPHLPFLAAGFDPYGRPVFGPTTEGTLFGKIQRNRTNTQRGKALRRVTSPPTLTYEWSSRLEISLYLPKKTIDYMITIHFGPIDYVFFDILHFNNLDLYEHLTNKNVSAKINLPSQILIISPTKNRHYYIGTIFPSDTTFIQKIRACK; translated from the exons ATGTATAATGCCAATTCCAATGCag ATGTCCAACATATCCATTGGACAGGAGAGGTGGATTATTTTTTAGGTGTGTTATCATCATTAGTCTTCAATGGAAATAATGGAAACCAACACACCATGGTGCAAGGTCTTGGAGAGGCTCtaatg TTGTTTCCAAGGCCGTCTGATGTCATGACAAAAGAAGAATACTACAACGGTAGCAGACATTGTATTCTTATAGCATCCGGAGACCCTGTTCCTAGGAGAATGTTAGTCTCTCTGCCACAGATTGATAAAGGAAGAATTTTTGGCACACAGTTGCATACTTTAAATGTTGATTTTTGTGAGGTGGCAGAAATGTTTGGCCCG CTAGCAGTATCCCTTTCAATAATATCTGCAGTGCAACATCCAATTTTTGGAGTGATATTCAATATG GGAAATAACGGTTCTCCAATTGTAACCACTCCAAACTCTATCATTAGAATTGGCGAGTTGAATGTTCTATTGGCAAGAAATTTTAAGGAGGCACATGATGCCCTTGGTGGGAAAAGAAGAGTGGATCCAGCCACAAAAGAGAGTGTAAAATCAATGAGGATGACAAATG AAGAAGTTGCTAACATGATTGATCCAAGGGGTGCTTTACCAGCTGATGACTCCATGTTCATTCAGTCAAGAGGAAACATAGTTAATACTGCACCATCCTTATCACGACCAGTTCTTCCATATGCTTGTACTAGTACTAGCAGCAGCACGCGTCCACATCTTCCATTCCTGGCAGCAGGCTTTGATCCATATGGTAGACCTGTGTTTGGACCAACCACTGAG GGAACTTTGTTTGGAAAAATACAAAGGAATCGCACAAACACTCAGAGAGGAAAG GCCCTCAGAAGAGTAACATCACCCCCTAC GCTTACTTACGAGTGGTCTAGTAGGCTAGAGATATCCCTCTATTTACCTAAGAAAACTATCGACTATATGATAAC GATTCATTTTGGACCCATAGATTATGTTTTCTTCGACATATTGCATTTCAACAATCTGGACTTGTATGAACATCTGACAAACAAAAACGTG AGTGCGAAAATTAATCTCCCTTCTCAGATTCTGATCATATCTCCAACCAAAAACAGACACTACTACATAGGAACAATCTTTCCCTCG GATACTACATTTATTCAGAAGATCCGAGCTTGCAAATGA
- the LOC106772205 gene encoding gastric triacylglycerol lipase isoform X2 produces MENGVSSFNQFVHDFSMDSDNSSLEYSSEDDDSEIYSDGLEYPPTPGSQSSRTSEAGITKFSRHQKDWIRFILLSILFPLKLLVWIPVNLFRLVYYGVLKAMSFTTNKRPPHLRAHKRVLSLKDHIIHRATDRRRGVVEDLHLGIELSIEAVFDVVHKAAHLLLSPSEAFGALVRLFSSHESAVKGDHDGEEDASIYTDTLGENDPKPKERTVKYQPLNTDARTCQDVITDLGYPYEAIRVITSDGYILLLERIPRRDSRKAVYLQHGVLDSSMGWVSNGIVGSPAFAAYDQGYDVFLGNFRGLVSREHVNKNISSRQYWRYSINEHGTEDIPAMIEKIHEVKTAELRLTKPDIEEETDDDQPYKLCAICHSLGGAAVLMYVITRRIEGKPHRLSRLVLLSPAGFHEDSNMVFSVAELLLVLLAPVLSLLVPAFYIPTRFFRMLVNKLARDLHNLPAVGGLVQTLMSYVVGGDSSNWVGVLGLPHYNMNDMPGVAFRVALHLSQMKRTGKFIMFDYGSTSANMEVYGSPVPLDLGERYELIDIPVNLVAGQKDKVIRPSMVKRHYKLMKGAGVDVSYNEFEYAHLDFTFSHHEELLSFVMSCLLLVDPNPKHQVNQRGVRSRRKGQVANSG; encoded by the exons ATGGAGAA tGGTGTATCCTCTTTCAATCAGTTTGTCCATGATTTTTCTATGGATTCTGACAATTCAAGCCTTGAATACTCGTCCGAAGATGACGATAGTGAAATATATAGTGATGGACTTGAATACCCTCCAACTCCTGGATCTCAGAGTTCTAGAACCTCAGAAGCTGGTATTACCAAATTCAGTAGGCATCAGAAGGATTGGATCCGATTTATCTTACtttcaattttgtttcctttAAAGTTATTGGTGTGGATTCCAGTTAACCTTTTTCGGTTAGTTTATTATGGGGTGTTAAAAGCCATGTCTTTCACCACAAATAAGCGTCCTCCTCATTTACGTGCACACAAGAGAGTGCTGAGTCTCAAGGATCATATTATCCACCGTGCTACTGATAGGAGACGAGGAGTTGTAGAG GATCTTCATCTAGGCATCGAGTTATCTATAGAAGCCGTGTTTGATGTTGTTCACAAGGCAGCACATCTTCTTCTTTCCCCTTCAGAAGCTTTTGGGGCATTAGTCAGGTTGTTTTCGTCTCATGAAAGTGCTGTTAAAGGAGATCATGATGGTGAAGAGGACGCCTCCATATATACAGATACATTAGGTGAAAATGACCCAAAACCCAAAGAGAGAACTGTCAAGTATCAGCCTCTGAATACAGATGCTCGGACATGTCAGGATGTCATAACGGACCTTGG GTATCCATATGAAGCCATTCGTGTGATCACCTCTGATGGATATATTCTTCTTTTGGAAAGAATACCCAG GCGAGATTCAAGAAAAGCTGTTTATCTCCAGCACGGGGTTTTGGATTCATCAATGGG TTGGGTATCTAATGGAATTGTCGGCTCTCCAGCTTTTGCAGCATACGATCAAG GTTATGATGTATTTCTGGGGAATTTTCGTGGTTTGGTTTCACGGGAACATGTCAACAAGAACATATCATCACGTCA ATATTGGCGGTATTCCATCAATGAGCATGGGACTGAGGATATTCCTGCTATGATAGAAAAAATCCATGAAGTAAAGACTGCTGAATTGAGGCTTACTAAACCTGATATAGAGGAGGAAACTGATGATGATCAGCCTTACAAACTTTGTGCCATTTGCCATAGTTTGGGAGGAGCTGCTGTGCTGATGTATGTTATTACTCGAAGGATAGAAGGGAAACCCCACAGGCTTTCAAGATTGGTTTTGTTATCACCAGCCGGTTTTCACGAGGACTCTAACATGGTTTTTTCTGTGGCTGAACTTCTACTGGTTTTACTGGCTCCTGTTTTGTCTCTTCTTGTTCCTGCCTTCTATATACCAACCAGATTTTTTCGTATGCTTGTCAACAAGTTAGCGAGGGATCTGCATAACCTACCTGCAGTTGGAGGGTTGGTTCAAACTTTAATGAGTTATGTTGTAGGTGGAGACAGTTCAAACTGGGTTGGAGTTTTAGGATTACCACACTATAATATGAATGACATGCCAGGAGTGGCTTTTCGTGTTGCTCTCCATCTGTCACAGATGAAGCGCACTGGAAAATTCATAATGTTTGATTATGGTAGTACTTCTGCCAACATGGAAGTGTATGGTTCACCTGTGCCTTTAGACTTGGGTGAACGCTATGAACTCATAGACATTCCTGTTAATCTTGTTGCTGGACAGAAGGACAAAGTGATAAGGCCTTCAATGGTGAAGAGACACTATAAACTGATGAAGGGTGCTGGGGTAGATGTTTCATATAATGAGTTTGAATATGCACACCTAGACTTCACCTTTTCCCACCATGAAGAACTCTTGTCATTTGTTATGTCATGCTTGCTGCTTGTGGATCCTAATCCAAAACATCAAGTGAATCAAAGGGGTGTAAGGTCAAGAAGAAAAGGGCAAGTTGCAAACAGTGGTTAG
- the LOC106772205 gene encoding uncharacterized protein LOC106772205 isoform X1: MMQRLVDHVLAITKESVKAFTYESLNNIVRLINGISALLLACLPGKANILEGIHGWELRPTFRGPRFPRWMENGVSSFNQFVHDFSMDSDNSSLEYSSEDDDSEIYSDGLEYPPTPGSQSSRTSEAGITKFSRHQKDWIRFILLSILFPLKLLVWIPVNLFRLVYYGVLKAMSFTTNKRPPHLRAHKRVLSLKDHIIHRATDRRRGVVEDLHLGIELSIEAVFDVVHKAAHLLLSPSEAFGALVRLFSSHESAVKGDHDGEEDASIYTDTLGENDPKPKERTVKYQPLNTDARTCQDVITDLGYPYEAIRVITSDGYILLLERIPRRDSRKAVYLQHGVLDSSMGWVSNGIVGSPAFAAYDQGYDVFLGNFRGLVSREHVNKNISSRQYWRYSINEHGTEDIPAMIEKIHEVKTAELRLTKPDIEEETDDDQPYKLCAICHSLGGAAVLMYVITRRIEGKPHRLSRLVLLSPAGFHEDSNMVFSVAELLLVLLAPVLSLLVPAFYIPTRFFRMLVNKLARDLHNLPAVGGLVQTLMSYVVGGDSSNWVGVLGLPHYNMNDMPGVAFRVALHLSQMKRTGKFIMFDYGSTSANMEVYGSPVPLDLGERYELIDIPVNLVAGQKDKVIRPSMVKRHYKLMKGAGVDVSYNEFEYAHLDFTFSHHEELLSFVMSCLLLVDPNPKHQVNQRGVRSRRKGQVANSG; encoded by the exons ATGATGCAACGGTTGGTTGATCATGTTCTTGCTATAACTAAAGA GTCCGTGAAGGCATTTACTTATGAGTCCTTAAACAATATTGTGAGGCTAATCAATGGAATATCTGCCCTTTTGTTGGCATGCCTACCTGGGAAAGCTAATATACTTGAAGGTATCCATGGTTGGGAACTCAGGCCAACTTTCCGTGGACCACGATTTCCGCGGTGGATGGAGAA tGGTGTATCCTCTTTCAATCAGTTTGTCCATGATTTTTCTATGGATTCTGACAATTCAAGCCTTGAATACTCGTCCGAAGATGACGATAGTGAAATATATAGTGATGGACTTGAATACCCTCCAACTCCTGGATCTCAGAGTTCTAGAACCTCAGAAGCTGGTATTACCAAATTCAGTAGGCATCAGAAGGATTGGATCCGATTTATCTTACtttcaattttgtttcctttAAAGTTATTGGTGTGGATTCCAGTTAACCTTTTTCGGTTAGTTTATTATGGGGTGTTAAAAGCCATGTCTTTCACCACAAATAAGCGTCCTCCTCATTTACGTGCACACAAGAGAGTGCTGAGTCTCAAGGATCATATTATCCACCGTGCTACTGATAGGAGACGAGGAGTTGTAGAG GATCTTCATCTAGGCATCGAGTTATCTATAGAAGCCGTGTTTGATGTTGTTCACAAGGCAGCACATCTTCTTCTTTCCCCTTCAGAAGCTTTTGGGGCATTAGTCAGGTTGTTTTCGTCTCATGAAAGTGCTGTTAAAGGAGATCATGATGGTGAAGAGGACGCCTCCATATATACAGATACATTAGGTGAAAATGACCCAAAACCCAAAGAGAGAACTGTCAAGTATCAGCCTCTGAATACAGATGCTCGGACATGTCAGGATGTCATAACGGACCTTGG GTATCCATATGAAGCCATTCGTGTGATCACCTCTGATGGATATATTCTTCTTTTGGAAAGAATACCCAG GCGAGATTCAAGAAAAGCTGTTTATCTCCAGCACGGGGTTTTGGATTCATCAATGGG TTGGGTATCTAATGGAATTGTCGGCTCTCCAGCTTTTGCAGCATACGATCAAG GTTATGATGTATTTCTGGGGAATTTTCGTGGTTTGGTTTCACGGGAACATGTCAACAAGAACATATCATCACGTCA ATATTGGCGGTATTCCATCAATGAGCATGGGACTGAGGATATTCCTGCTATGATAGAAAAAATCCATGAAGTAAAGACTGCTGAATTGAGGCTTACTAAACCTGATATAGAGGAGGAAACTGATGATGATCAGCCTTACAAACTTTGTGCCATTTGCCATAGTTTGGGAGGAGCTGCTGTGCTGATGTATGTTATTACTCGAAGGATAGAAGGGAAACCCCACAGGCTTTCAAGATTGGTTTTGTTATCACCAGCCGGTTTTCACGAGGACTCTAACATGGTTTTTTCTGTGGCTGAACTTCTACTGGTTTTACTGGCTCCTGTTTTGTCTCTTCTTGTTCCTGCCTTCTATATACCAACCAGATTTTTTCGTATGCTTGTCAACAAGTTAGCGAGGGATCTGCATAACCTACCTGCAGTTGGAGGGTTGGTTCAAACTTTAATGAGTTATGTTGTAGGTGGAGACAGTTCAAACTGGGTTGGAGTTTTAGGATTACCACACTATAATATGAATGACATGCCAGGAGTGGCTTTTCGTGTTGCTCTCCATCTGTCACAGATGAAGCGCACTGGAAAATTCATAATGTTTGATTATGGTAGTACTTCTGCCAACATGGAAGTGTATGGTTCACCTGTGCCTTTAGACTTGGGTGAACGCTATGAACTCATAGACATTCCTGTTAATCTTGTTGCTGGACAGAAGGACAAAGTGATAAGGCCTTCAATGGTGAAGAGACACTATAAACTGATGAAGGGTGCTGGGGTAGATGTTTCATATAATGAGTTTGAATATGCACACCTAGACTTCACCTTTTCCCACCATGAAGAACTCTTGTCATTTGTTATGTCATGCTTGCTGCTTGTGGATCCTAATCCAAAACATCAAGTGAATCAAAGGGGTGTAAGGTCAAGAAGAAAAGGGCAAGTTGCAAACAGTGGTTAG
- the LOC106765028 gene encoding ATP-dependent Clp protease adapter protein CLPS1, chloroplastic, with product MEAALSTALALSPNQLFNAVNPGDKNFALKYCKDRTVVMTMAATGILGKGGGLIERPTIETTTPGRESEFDVRKSRKTSPPFRVLLHNDNFNKREYVVQVLMKVIPGMTIDNAVNIMQEAHHNGLAVVITCAQVDAEDHCMQLRGNGLLSSIEPADGGGC from the exons ATGGAAGCTGCATTAAGCACTGCACTTGCTCTTTCACCTAACCAACTATTCAATGCAGTAAATCCTG GAGATAAAAACTTTGCTTTGAAATATTGCAAAGATCGTACTGTTGTAATGACAATGGCAGCCACTGGAATATTAGGAAAAGGTGGAGGGTTGATTGAGAGGCCAACCATAGAGACAACAACACCTGGAAGGGAATCTGAATTTGACGTAAG GAAATCGCGGAAAACATCTCCACCATTCCGAGTTTTGCTGCACAATGACAACTTCAACAAGAGAGAATATGTTGTGCAAGTGTTGATGAAGGTGATACCTGGAATGACAATTGATAATGCAGTTAACATCATGCAGGAGGCACATCATAATGGATTAGCAGTGGTGATCACATGTGCTCAAGTGGATGCTGAAGACCACTGCATGCAGTTGAGAGGAAACGGCCTTTTAAGCTCAATCGAGCCAGCTGATGGTGGTGGTTGCTGA